A region of Litorilinea aerophila DNA encodes the following proteins:
- a CDS encoding ABC transporter ATP-binding protein, translated as MQSSPDLKTVVTGNRFRGLWRLMKGFRLAYLGAAFSLGVATSARTASLLLIRYFVDSYLAQGNRTFTLWMIAAGFVALAGVQGGFTFLSGKLAAHTAEGLAQRLRNYLLDHIQHLPFAYHDSMQTGELIQRVTSDVDALRRFFASQAIESSRIIFLFLINFLAILALNVQLAFLSIIVIPVILAISVYFFRLVSRAYEEYQEQEAVLTTTLQENLSGVRVVKAFARQEFEEEKFRQANQGKYLKGKRLLLMHSLYWPTSDILCGAQMLGGFTVGALMAINGTISVGTYLAYAGMVILIIWPIRNLGRLVVEMSRGLVSFERVAEVIRQEREVMDEESFTPPARLRGEIVFDDVSFDYHQEPHSQAVHALSGNGAHGPDGANGRLPTAADGAEGPRRQGAIALEHISFRVQPGQRVALLGATGAGKTTLVNLLPRFYDYTGGRILLDGVELKRYSRRYLRQQIGIVEQEPFLFSRTVRENITYSVGQEVSQEQVEAAARAAAIHDVIMTKLPHGYDTLVGERGTTLSGGQKQRVAIARTLLKDPRILILDDSTSAVDTETEAEIRQALERLMENRTTFIIAHRIQSVMNADLILVLNRGRIVQSGTHEELIRQEGMYRRIYEAQTRIETELQEELTGVSAN; from the coding sequence ATGCAATCAAGTCCGGATCTGAAGACGGTGGTGACCGGCAACCGCTTCCGGGGCCTGTGGCGGCTGATGAAGGGCTTCCGCCTGGCCTACCTGGGCGCGGCCTTCAGCCTGGGCGTGGCCACCAGCGCCAGGACCGCATCCCTGTTGCTGATTCGCTACTTCGTGGACAGCTACCTGGCCCAGGGCAACCGTACCTTCACCTTGTGGATGATCGCGGCCGGCTTTGTGGCCCTGGCAGGGGTTCAGGGTGGCTTCACCTTTCTCAGCGGCAAGCTGGCGGCCCACACGGCGGAAGGACTGGCCCAGCGGCTGCGCAACTACCTGCTGGATCACATCCAGCACCTGCCCTTTGCCTATCACGACAGCATGCAAACGGGTGAGCTGATCCAGCGGGTGACCTCCGACGTGGACGCCCTGCGGCGCTTCTTTGCGTCCCAGGCCATCGAGAGCAGCCGGATCATCTTCCTGTTTCTCATCAACTTCCTGGCCATCCTGGCCCTCAACGTCCAGCTGGCCTTCCTGTCCATCATCGTGATCCCGGTGATCCTGGCCATCTCGGTCTACTTCTTCCGGCTGGTCTCCCGGGCCTACGAGGAATATCAGGAGCAGGAAGCGGTGCTGACCACCACCCTGCAGGAGAACCTGAGCGGGGTGCGGGTGGTAAAGGCCTTTGCCCGCCAGGAGTTCGAGGAGGAGAAATTCCGCCAGGCCAATCAGGGGAAGTACCTCAAAGGCAAGCGCCTGCTCCTGATGCACTCCCTCTACTGGCCCACCTCGGACATTCTCTGTGGCGCCCAGATGCTGGGAGGCTTCACCGTGGGCGCGCTGATGGCCATCAACGGCACCATCAGCGTGGGGACCTACCTGGCCTACGCGGGCATGGTCATCCTCATCATCTGGCCCATCCGCAACCTGGGCCGCCTGGTGGTGGAGATGTCCCGGGGGCTGGTCTCCTTCGAGCGGGTGGCCGAAGTGATCCGGCAGGAGCGGGAGGTGATGGACGAGGAGTCCTTCACGCCGCCGGCCCGGCTGCGGGGGGAGATCGTCTTCGACGACGTGAGCTTCGACTATCACCAGGAGCCCCACAGCCAGGCCGTGCATGCCCTGAGCGGGAACGGCGCCCATGGGCCGGACGGAGCCAACGGTCGGCTGCCGACGGCCGCCGACGGCGCGGAGGGGCCCCGGCGCCAGGGAGCCATCGCCCTGGAGCACATCAGCTTCCGGGTGCAGCCGGGCCAACGGGTGGCCCTGCTGGGTGCCACCGGCGCCGGGAAGACCACCCTGGTCAACCTGCTGCCCCGCTTCTACGACTACACGGGCGGGCGCATCCTGCTGGATGGGGTGGAGCTGAAGCGCTATTCCCGGCGCTACCTCCGCCAGCAGATCGGCATCGTGGAGCAGGAGCCCTTCCTCTTCTCCCGGACGGTGCGGGAGAACATCACCTACAGCGTGGGGCAGGAGGTCTCCCAGGAGCAGGTGGAGGCGGCAGCCCGGGCAGCGGCCATCCACGACGTCATCATGACCAAGCTGCCCCACGGCTACGACACCCTGGTGGGTGAGCGGGGCACCACCCTGTCCGGCGGCCAGAAACAACGGGTGGCCATCGCCCGCACCCTGCTCAAGGACCCGCGTATCCTGATCCTGGATGACTCCACCTCGGCCGTGGATACGGAGACCGAGGCGGAGATCCGCCAGGCGCTGGAGAGGCTGATGGAGAACCGGACCACGTTCATCATCGCCCACCGCATCCAGAGTGTGATGAACGCGGACCTGATCCTGGTCCTGAACCGTGGGCGCATCGTCCAGAGCGGCACCCACGAAGAACTGATCCGGCAGGAGGGGATGTACCGCCGGATCTATGAGGCACAAACTCGCATTGAGACGGAATTACAGGAGGAGTTGACCGGTGTCTCAGCCAATTGA